Within the Fundidesulfovibrio putealis DSM 16056 genome, the region CGGCTACGGAATGCTGGTCGGCCCTGGTTCCTCGAAACAGGAGCGCGAGGACTTCACCGCGCGCATCAAGGCCAAGCCGCGAAACTACATCGCCCAGCCTGCGCTCATGCTGTCGCGCGCCCCGGTAATCGTGGGGGACCACTTCGAGGGACGCCACGTCGATCTGCGGCCCTACATCCTCCACGACGGCGACGTCCGGGTGATCCCCGGAGGCCTCACGCGGGTGGCGCTCAAAAAAGGCTCGCTTGTGGTCAACTCCTCCCAGGGCGGCGGCAGCAAGGACACCTGGGTCCTCAAACACTAACCGGAAAGGACGAGCTATGCTCTCGCGCGTGGCAAACGCCGTATACTGGATGAGCCGTTATCTGGAGCGGGCCGGAAACCTGGCCCGGTTCGTGGACGTGAACTGGCACCTGACCCTGGATATCCCCGGATCAGGACAGGACGCCTGGAAATCCCTCATCATCGCCAGCGGCGACAAGGCCCTCTTCGAGGAACGGTACGCAGAATACGACGCCGCCTCGGTGATCACCTTCCTCAGTTTCGAGGCCGAGTACCAGAACTCCATATCCTCCTGCCTGTGGCTGGCCCGCGAAAACGCCCGCGCTATACGCGAGGTGATCCCCTACGAAATGTGGGAGCAGATCAACACGACGTTCCACTTCGTGAAGGAGGCCTCCAGACGGCCTCTGGACGTGGTGGAGAACCCCTATGAACTCTGCCAGGAGGTCAAGCGGGGGGATTTCATCGTCGGCGGGATATCGGCGGACGCCATGATCAACGACGAAGCGTGGCACTTCGCGCGCATGGGCAGGCTTTTGGAGCGCTGCGACAAGACCTCGCGCATTCTGGACGTGAACTGCCACCGCATGCTCCCGGAGGAGGGCGACCAGAGCCTGGTTTTTGATTCCATCCACTGGTCCGCCCTGCTGCGGGCCACCAGCGCGCTCAACGCCTTCCGGCGTTGCCGGGGACGCATCTCGCCTGCAAAGGTCGTGGAATTTCTCATGCTCGACCAGGAGTTCCCCCGGTCCGTGCTGCATGGCCTCATCCAGACCCAGGCGTCCCTGTACACCATCACGGGAACCCCCATGGGGCACTTCGCCAGCGAGAGCGAGCGGCTGCTGGGCCAGCTTCGCGCAGACTTGTCGTACTTGACCATAGAGGATGTTTTCGACCAAGGTCTGCACCGCTTCACGGACAGGATGCAAATTCGCATGAACGCAGTGGACGCCTGTCTCGGGCGCGAATTTTTCGGCTACCCCGGCGGGGCGGCCCAGGTACAGGTGGAACAATGACCTTTTGTCTTGGCATTACCGTGGACGAGGGCCTGGTCGGCATTGCCGACACCCGGATCACGGCGGGCAACGAAATGACCACCGCCCAGAAGATGAGCACCTACGAGACCCAGAGCGGGGCCATCTTCTTCATGACCTCCGGGCTGCGCTCCGTGCGCGACAAAGTGGTGACATACTTTGAAGAGGCGCTGGAGACCTGCCCCCCACAGGACAAGATCTACAAGGCGGTGAACACCCTGGCGGACATCATCCGCCGCGTGGCCAAGGAGGACAAGGAATACCTCGACGAAGCAGGGCTCCACTTCAACATCCACGTGATCATGGGCGGGCAGTTCTCGGGCGACTCCAGCCACAGGCTCTACCTCATCTACCCCCAGGGCAACTGGGTGGAGATCAGCCCCGGCACCCCCTACCACATCATAGGGGAGACCGGATACGGCAAGCCCGTGTTGGACCGCACCCTCAAGCACGAGGACTCCATCAACTTCGCCCTCAAGGTGGGCTGCCTGGCCTTCGATTCCACCCGCATTAGCGCCGCCGGGGTGGATTTCCCGCTGGATGTCGTGGTGTACACCAAGGGGACGTTCTCCCTGGTGGAGCATCGCTTCGAAAAAAAGGACCTGGAGCACATCTCCACCTGGTGGCAGGAACGCCTGCGCGAGAGCGTCCATGTTCTGCCGTCGGAATGGATCGAGGCCATTGCGGCAAAGCTCTCTCCGGTCACCCGCAAATTGCAATGCCGTCTCGAGGAATAGTATCGTGCACTTTACCGGGGAACACGAGACAACATGGCACTTCTCCAGGCCGGTTTTTTTGGAGCCGCATCTGGTGCGCCTTTTCCCCCGGCAGGACAGAAGCCAGCAGCTGGAGTCGTTCTCCATGCGGGTTCTCCCGGAACCGGCAGGGTTCTCGGAAATCGAGGACGCCGAGGGGAATCAGGCCTGCTGGCTCTGGTTCGAGGGGCAGCACGCGTCATTGACCATCACCACATGCTTTAGCGCGCGAACCCTGCGCGCGAACCCCTACGATTACCTCCTGAGTCCGGGCGCACATCAGCTTGCGCCCCAATTTCCGGACAAGGAGCAGGACGTGCTGGGGCCTTGCCTTGCCGCGGTGGCCGATTCGGACAAGGCGGCGCAACTTGGAAGGGAAATCGCCGAAAGCACCGGCCGGAACACCCTGGCCTTCCTGAACGAGCTCAACTCCTGGCTGTACAGCAACATAGCGGTGGTCATACGCCCCGACCCCGGCATCCAGTCCCCTGACCTGACCCTGGCGCTGGGTTCCGGAGCCTGCCGGGACACGGCGCTCGTGTTCATGGCCGCGTGCCGGGCGGTGGGCATCCCGGCGCGTTACCTCTCCTGCTATCAGGCCGGAGATGCCGACCAGACCCAGCGGGACCTTCACGCCTGCGCCGAGATCTACCTGCCGGGGGCTGGCTGGCGCGGGTACGATCCCACGCTGGGATTGGCAGTCTCAGACGCGCATCTGGCTCTGTGCGCAAGTTCGGAGCCCGCACTCACCGCGCCTGTCGCGGGAACTTTCCGTGGCAGCGACGTATCCAGCAGGATCACGCACCGGATTGAATTGACTACAAGGGATTGCGTCAGCTCATGCGCGTGACATTTCCCCCCGCGACCCTTTCGATCACCTTGATGAGTTCGTCCCTGTTGACTGGCTTTGCGATGTAGTCGTTCATTCCGGCTGCGAGGAACTTCTCCCTGTCGCCAGTCATGGTGTATGCAGTCATGACGATGATCGGGATGGCCGACTTCGCGCCCAGTTCGCCCGCAGCCCGGATTGCCTTGGCTGCCTCCACGCCGTCCATCACCGGCATCTGGATATCCATCAGGATCAGGTCGAACTCCTGGGCAGCCAGGAGTTGCAGCACCTCCTGCCCGTTTCTGGCGGTCGCCACCAGGTATCCAGCCCGCTCAAGCATCCGTTTGCCCGCGATTGAGCTCACAGAGTCGTCCTCGGCGAAGAGGATGCGTAATGGACTCCCGGGGGAGGGGGCCTGGGTGCGGGGCTCTTCTTCTTGTGTGAAGCCCGCCGGTTTGTCGGGGATTGTGAACGGCATGGAGAGGTAAACGGTGGTCCCCTCTCCGGGAGTGCTTTCGAAGGCCATTTCCCCGCCAAGCAGCTTGACCAGGCGGCGGACGATGGAAAGGCCCAGGCCAGCGCCCTGGTAACGCCGCGTGTAGGACCCTTCGGCCTGGACGAAGGGCTCGAAGATGTTCTTGAGGCTTTCGTCGGGGATGCCGATTCCTGTGTCGCTTACAGTGATCAGCACGCGGATCGCGGAACCGACCTGGTTCGGGAGCAAGCACGCTTCCACGCGCACCTCTCCCGTGTCGGTGAACTTGATGGCGTTGCCCACGAGGTTGAACAGGATCTGGCGCAAGCGCGCCTCGTCTCCGATCAATTCCAGGGGAAGTTCCTCGTCGCGCCCAAACTCCAGGCGAAGACCTTTCTCCCTCGCCTCCAATTCAAATACTCCCTTGATCGAGTTGCGCATTTCCTTGATGCTGAACTCTGTCTCAAATGTCTGCATCTTTCCGGATTCAATTCTTGATATGTCCAGTATGTCGGACAGCAGCCTGGTCAGCCGGTTTGTCGATTGAAGCGCTCCAACAAGATACTCGCGCTGTTCTTCGCTGGGGTGTGTTGTCTCCAGCAGCTGAAGCATGCCGAGTATGCCGTTCAGGGGCGTGCGTATCTCGTGGCTCATGTTGGCAAGAAATTCAGATTTCGCCTTGTTGGCGGACTCGGCTTCTTCTTTTGCGCTTCGCAGCGCCGCTTCGACTCCGATTCTCGCGGAAATGTCGCGTACTGCGACGATAAGAACCTGCTGGCCCCGTAACTTGAAGTAACGTCCTGTCAGTTCAACAGGAAATAGTTCTCCAGATTTTTTGCGATGAATTCGTATGGGGATTTGCAGTATTTCATTGTCTTCAGTTGGTGAAGTGACTATTGAAAGTGAAGATTGTTCAGTTTCCGCGGAGAGATTTGTCGCATCCATGCCGTCAAGTTCTTCGTGGCTGTATCCATAAAGAGAGCAGGCTGCAGAATTGAACTTGATGAGGCGCTTGTCTGAGCAGTTAATAAGAAATACCGCGTCTGATTCGGCCTCGAACAGTTGCCTGTAGTTTTCCTCGCTCTGCCTGACGGCGTCCTCAATGTGTTTTCTGTCGGTTATGTCTTGAAGCGTTCCACGCAGCAGGACAACTTTCCCATCGTGGATGAGGGGGTCACAGATAGTATTGATCCATTTTGTATTGCCCTTTGCCGTCCGTATCTCAAGTTCAAGGTCATAGGGAATGCCTTCTTGTATGGCCCGGTTCACGGCGGCTTCAATGAGGCGCCGGGAGTCCGGCAGGTAGAAGTCCAAGCCACCTTGAATCCCCCGTTCTCCCCAGGCGTCCACCTCGTGGATCAAGGCAACCTGCTCCGTGACCTTGCCTTCACCGGTGGACAGGTCAACTTCCCAGCCGCCAATCTGGGCCAGCCTCCCCATCTCGCGCAATAAATACTCCTGGCGCTGCATGGCCTCCATGGTCTGTTTGCGTTCGGTGATGTCCTGGTTGAATCCATAGGTCTTGATGGTCTTGCCGTCATCGTCCTTCAGAACGAAGTACTTTACTGCGATGTAACCTGTGCCGCCGTCCGCATAGAGAATGCGGTGCTCGGTGTAGCGGCTGTATCCCCTGTCTTTTGTGCGCTGGGACATTCTGTATTCATCTGCAATGATGTGCCTGTCTTCAGGGTGCACGAAATGTTCTGCGTATTCTGCAATCGGCATGGTGTAACCGCCCATGGCCTCGGCGGTGGTATGAAATACTGCAAAGAAACTGTCGGAAAATGTGAAGGTTTCGTTGGTTACATCCAGTTCCCAGTGTCCGATCTTCGCCATGTTCAAGACGTTGGCAAGCGTTGCCTGGCTTTGCATCAGGCGTTCCTCGGCCTGTTTTCGCTGGCCGATGTCCAAGGCGATCTGGACGCGCACCGTCCTGCCGTCGAACCATTGCAGGAGGCGGTCGTGGTTGATCTGCCATATGCCTGAGATGGGGTTGCGATCCTCCCATACGCTG harbors:
- a CDS encoding peptidase; translation: MTFCLGITVDEGLVGIADTRITAGNEMTTAQKMSTYETQSGAIFFMTSGLRSVRDKVVTYFEEALETCPPQDKIYKAVNTLADIIRRVAKEDKEYLDEAGLHFNIHVIMGGQFSGDSSHRLYLIYPQGNWVEISPGTPYHIIGETGYGKPVLDRTLKHEDSINFALKVGCLAFDSTRISAAGVDFPLDVVVYTKGTFSLVEHRFEKKDLEHISTWWQERLRESVHVLPSEWIEAIAAKLSPVTRKLQCRLEE
- a CDS encoding alpha-E domain-containing protein, with translation MLSRVANAVYWMSRYLERAGNLARFVDVNWHLTLDIPGSGQDAWKSLIIASGDKALFEERYAEYDAASVITFLSFEAEYQNSISSCLWLARENARAIREVIPYEMWEQINTTFHFVKEASRRPLDVVENPYELCQEVKRGDFIVGGISADAMINDEAWHFARMGRLLERCDKTSRILDVNCHRMLPEEGDQSLVFDSIHWSALLRATSALNAFRRCRGRISPAKVVEFLMLDQEFPRSVLHGLIQTQASLYTITGTPMGHFASESERLLGQLRADLSYLTIEDVFDQGLHRFTDRMQIRMNAVDACLGREFFGYPGGAAQVQVEQ
- a CDS encoding transglutaminase family protein encodes the protein MHFTGEHETTWHFSRPVFLEPHLVRLFPRQDRSQQLESFSMRVLPEPAGFSEIEDAEGNQACWLWFEGQHASLTITTCFSARTLRANPYDYLLSPGAHQLAPQFPDKEQDVLGPCLAAVADSDKAAQLGREIAESTGRNTLAFLNELNSWLYSNIAVVIRPDPGIQSPDLTLALGSGACRDTALVFMAACRAVGIPARYLSCYQAGDADQTQRDLHACAEIYLPGAGWRGYDPTLGLAVSDAHLALCASSEPALTAPVAGTFRGSDVSSRITHRIELTTRDCVSSCA
- a CDS encoding PAS domain S-box protein, which encodes MNNWLTVSLFAGTVCFSIIVFLYCFLYAKYRSSALILWGLAWLSHALRNVVILINVTYGPFISVAMLEQMLVACTGSLLLLGSLHYVGRSPRRWFFVVVAGAVLWPVAAVLFAVPQPWFFIPNYFFFGSSQIFNGVVLIRKSRGESIGGRIAGCAMILWGLHHFDYPFLRPLTWFAPWGFLIGAVLGLLAAVSIIMAYMEALQAELSRSEKRFRSLFHGNKMPFLLIEPLTGRIADANTGAVNFYGYSLEELKGINISQINALPPGELASMRALAMAGHQQQFIFPHRLKSGEVKTVEVFSNLVESGGTQLLFSIVQDVTERQQALGDLAEGRERLRAVVENAADAIYLADEHGRFVEVNAAAQQQTGYTREELLGMSIPDVDANSSRDNPNALEAVMQSANGMAFETRHRHKDGAIFPVEVRAARLELQGAPHVLGIVSDLTPRKEVERKLAEANRTLTAVLDGIPALVNVVDVSTREVLFMNQALKEALGRDGVGGLCHDIFRDKSCACQNCPIERMNLDTEGGSSVSVWEDRNPISGIWQINHDRLLQWFDGRTVRVQIALDIGQRKQAEERLMQSQATLANVLNMAKIGHWELDVTNETFTFSDSFFAVFHTTAEAMGGYTMPIAEYAEHFVHPEDRHIIADEYRMSQRTKDRGYSRYTEHRILYADGGTGYIAVKYFVLKDDDGKTIKTYGFNQDITERKQTMEAMQRQEYLLREMGRLAQIGGWEVDLSTGEGKVTEQVALIHEVDAWGERGIQGGLDFYLPDSRRLIEAAVNRAIQEGIPYDLELEIRTAKGNTKWINTICDPLIHDGKVVLLRGTLQDITDRKHIEDAVRQSEENYRQLFEAESDAVFLINCSDKRLIKFNSAACSLYGYSHEELDGMDATNLSAETEQSSLSIVTSPTEDNEILQIPIRIHRKKSGELFPVELTGRYFKLRGQQVLIVAVRDISARIGVEAALRSAKEEAESANKAKSEFLANMSHEIRTPLNGILGMLQLLETTHPSEEQREYLVGALQSTNRLTRLLSDILDISRIESGKMQTFETEFSIKEMRNSIKGVFELEAREKGLRLEFGRDEELPLELIGDEARLRQILFNLVGNAIKFTDTGEVRVEACLLPNQVGSAIRVLITVSDTGIGIPDESLKNIFEPFVQAEGSYTRRYQGAGLGLSIVRRLVKLLGGEMAFESTPGEGTTVYLSMPFTIPDKPAGFTQEEEPRTQAPSPGSPLRILFAEDDSVSSIAGKRMLERAGYLVATARNGQEVLQLLAAQEFDLILMDIQMPVMDGVEAAKAIRAAGELGAKSAIPIIVMTAYTMTGDREKFLAAGMNDYIAKPVNRDELIKVIERVAGGNVTRMS